Proteins encoded by one window of Gordonia jinghuaiqii:
- the phnL gene encoding phosphonate C-P lyase system protein PhnL — translation MVPTTARQTPTPILDVAGVDKTFVMHLQGGVELPVLTGLEFQVFPGECVVLDGASGAGKSSILKMVYGNYGVDHGAIVLNGEGRTVDLADTDPREILSARRDQVGYVSQFLRCVPRVPALQVVAEPLLERGVEASIAEERAATLLTRLSIPERLWGLPPATFSGGEQQRVNIARGFLPDLPLLLLDEPTASLDAHNRDVVIELVREKCSRGTGMLGIFHDANVREAVADRVIDVAAFTPHLLGAGV, via the coding sequence ATGGTCCCCACCACTGCACGTCAGACACCCACACCGATTCTCGACGTCGCGGGCGTCGACAAGACCTTCGTCATGCATCTCCAGGGCGGGGTCGAACTGCCGGTTCTGACCGGGCTCGAGTTCCAGGTGTTCCCCGGCGAGTGCGTCGTCCTCGACGGCGCATCGGGGGCAGGCAAGAGTTCGATCCTGAAGATGGTCTACGGCAACTACGGAGTGGACCACGGCGCGATCGTGCTGAACGGCGAGGGACGGACGGTGGATCTCGCCGACACCGACCCCCGCGAGATCCTGTCCGCACGACGGGACCAGGTCGGATACGTCAGCCAGTTCCTGCGCTGCGTCCCTCGCGTGCCTGCCCTCCAGGTCGTCGCCGAGCCGCTCCTCGAGCGGGGCGTCGAGGCCTCGATCGCCGAGGAGCGGGCCGCCACCCTGCTGACGCGGCTGAGTATCCCCGAGCGACTGTGGGGGCTGCCGCCGGCGACCTTCTCCGGCGGGGAGCAGCAGCGGGTCAACATCGCTCGCGGGTTCCTGCCCGATCTGCCGTTGTTGCTGCTCGACGAGCCGACGGCCTCCCTCGACGCCCACAACCGCGACGTGGTGATCGAACTCGTTCGGGAGAAGTGCTCTCGCGGAACGGGAATGCTGGGCATCTTCCACGACGCGAACGTCCGGGAGGCCGTCGCCGACCGGGTGATCGATGTCGCCGCCTTCACCCCGCATCTCCTCGGAGCCGGCGTATGA
- a CDS encoding NAD(P)/FAD-dependent oxidoreductase: protein MSDEHGTGRSVVIVGTGVAGTTAAETLRANGFGGTITMFGVEPHLPYRRTALSKGIVNGDLSDAKITLRPRGYWAERGIEIVPSTRVAGVDPAARRVQLADGSAVGYDALVLATGGTARQLPGTSGLLSLRTRDDVERIRRDAGGPVVIIGGGLIGLEIAASIASAGSAAEVTVLEAAPSILSRVVPETVAEAVAALHGERGVRILTDVSITSAGADGVTLADGTRVSGTVISAVGMDPDVEVAVAAGLSVSSAGIVVDDDLRTSASGVYAAGDVAARPHPLTGAPMRAEQWLTATEHGRLVAMTIAADLGLDPGAATPIPRVPLAWTMQYTSNIQMVGWPTSGDRLEVDLSPGTDGLATTVRCFDGDRLVGAVCTGRGGAARQIRSEIESALEPSGVGG from the coding sequence GTGAGCGACGAGCACGGGACCGGACGCTCGGTGGTGATCGTCGGCACCGGAGTGGCCGGAACCACCGCCGCAGAAACTCTGCGGGCCAACGGCTTCGGCGGGACGATCACGATGTTCGGGGTCGAGCCCCATCTGCCGTACCGTCGGACGGCACTCAGCAAGGGCATCGTCAACGGAGATCTGTCCGATGCCAAGATCACGCTTCGCCCCCGCGGGTACTGGGCCGAGCGCGGGATCGAGATCGTGCCGTCGACGCGGGTCGCCGGCGTCGACCCGGCGGCACGACGGGTTCAGCTGGCCGACGGCTCCGCCGTCGGCTACGACGCACTCGTCCTGGCCACCGGCGGCACCGCGCGACAGCTCCCCGGAACGTCGGGTCTGCTGTCGCTGCGCACACGCGACGACGTCGAACGGATCCGGCGCGACGCCGGCGGCCCGGTGGTCATCATCGGTGGCGGTCTCATCGGACTCGAGATCGCCGCGTCGATCGCGTCGGCCGGGTCCGCCGCCGAGGTGACGGTCCTCGAGGCCGCACCGTCGATCCTGTCGCGGGTGGTGCCGGAGACCGTCGCCGAGGCCGTTGCAGCGCTTCACGGTGAACGGGGTGTGCGAATCCTCACCGACGTGTCGATCACCTCGGCGGGTGCCGATGGTGTCACACTCGCGGACGGGACGCGGGTGAGCGGCACGGTGATCAGCGCGGTCGGCATGGACCCGGACGTCGAAGTGGCCGTCGCGGCAGGGCTTTCGGTCAGTTCGGCCGGCATCGTCGTCGACGACGACCTGCGGACGTCCGCGTCCGGCGTGTACGCGGCCGGTGATGTCGCGGCGCGCCCGCATCCCCTGACCGGTGCCCCGATGCGCGCCGAGCAGTGGCTCACCGCCACCGAGCACGGCAGACTGGTGGCCATGACCATCGCCGCCGATCTCGGACTCGACCCGGGCGCCGCCACCCCCATCCCTCGTGTGCCGCTCGCCTGGACGATGCAGTACACGAGCAACATCCAGATGGTCGGGTGGCCCACCTCCGGCGATCGCCTCGAGGTGGACCTCAGTCCCGGGACCGACGGACTGGCCACAACCGTGCGGTGCTTCGACGGCGACCGTCTCGTCGGCGCCGTGTGTACGGGACGCGGGGGTGCCGCACGCCAGATCCGCAGCGAGATCGAAAGCGCCCTCGAACCGTCCGGCGTCGGGGGATGA
- a CDS encoding rubredoxin: MSAYRCPVCDFVYDEAVGAPREGFPPGTAWADVPDDWPCPDCGVREKLDFEGKAP, translated from the coding sequence ATGAGCGCATACCGCTGTCCGGTCTGCGATTTCGTCTACGACGAAGCGGTCGGCGCACCCCGCGAAGGATTCCCACCCGGCACCGCCTGGGCCGACGTCCCCGACGACTGGCCGTGTCCCGACTGCGGCGTCCGGGAGAAGCTCGATTTCGAGGGGAAAGCGCCATGA
- a CDS encoding DUF1045 domain-containing protein, with translation MTVWRAAVYAAPGFAAPPSTPDPLATLLRERAEEWLGRAIDGRAVPARMPAGWTRDEVDAITVAARSYGFHGTLKPPFRLAPGRSLDELVAAVDDLAARTPTVSIPRLRLGRLGPFFALVPGTDDHALRAVADAVVTGLDSFRAPMTDEDRTRRDPDSLTPRQRDLLDKWGYPYVLDEFRFHLTLTDRIPDDRHHVVGDVLRSWFDDVLGQDVPLDVLTVLTQAAPGSPFRLHTSHPMSFGVRRSEADDSGGADTPTPGSAEPILALHSRLQGASTQEGITR, from the coding sequence ATGACGGTCTGGCGTGCGGCCGTGTACGCCGCGCCTGGTTTCGCCGCGCCCCCTTCCACACCCGACCCGCTCGCGACGCTGCTACGCGAACGGGCCGAGGAGTGGTTGGGTCGGGCGATCGACGGCCGAGCGGTACCGGCGCGGATGCCCGCGGGATGGACCCGCGACGAGGTCGACGCGATCACCGTGGCCGCCCGTTCGTACGGTTTCCACGGGACGCTCAAACCGCCATTCCGCCTGGCTCCCGGCCGGAGCCTGGACGAATTGGTCGCTGCGGTGGACGACCTCGCGGCACGAACCCCGACAGTGTCGATCCCGCGTCTGCGACTGGGCCGACTCGGCCCGTTCTTCGCACTGGTACCGGGTACCGATGACCATGCGCTGCGTGCAGTGGCCGACGCGGTCGTCACCGGCCTCGACTCGTTCCGCGCGCCGATGACAGACGAGGACCGAACCCGGCGAGATCCGGACTCCCTGACACCGCGCCAACGGGATCTGCTCGACAAATGGGGCTACCCCTACGTTCTCGACGAGTTCCGCTTCCACCTCACGCTCACCGACCGTATCCCCGACGATCGGCACCATGTCGTCGGCGACGTGTTGAGGTCATGGTTCGACGACGTCCTCGGCCAGGACGTGCCGCTCGACGTCCTCACGGTGCTGACCCAGGCAGCACCCGGTTCACCGTTCCGACTCCACACGTCTCATCCGATGTCCTTCGGCGTCCGCCGGTCGGAAGCAGATGACTCGGGCGGCGCCGACACCCCGACTCCGGGATCAGCGGAACCCATCCTCGCACTCCACTCCCGACTCCAGGGCGCGAGCACTCAGGAAGGAATCACACGATGA
- a CDS encoding rubredoxin gives MNFKLFRCEVCGFEYDEELGWPEDGIEPGTRWSDIPDNWSCPDCGAAKADFEMIEVARP, from the coding sequence ATGAACTTCAAGCTCTTCCGCTGTGAGGTGTGCGGATTCGAGTACGACGAGGAACTCGGCTGGCCCGAGGACGGCATCGAGCCCGGCACACGCTGGTCCGACATCCCGGATAACTGGAGCTGTCCGGACTGCGGTGCAGCCAAAGCCGATTTCGAGATGATCGAGGTGGCCCGTCCGTGA
- a CDS encoding alpha-D-ribose 1-methylphosphonate 5-phosphate C-P-lyase PhnJ, which produces MTLAPIDYNVGYLDEQTKRMIRRSLLKAVAVPGFQVPFASREVPMPRGWGTGGVQVTAAVLGGEDVLKVIDQGADDTTNAVSIRAFFAEVSGVGTTTVTEEATVIQTRHRIPETPLAAGQILIYQVPIPEPLRFLEPRETETSRLHALEDYGLMYVKLYEDIASLGHIATTYDYPVLVNGRYLMAPSPIPSFDNPKMHMSPALQLFGAGREKRIYAVPPFTSVESLGFEDHPFEPQRFDRPCAICGSVGVYLDEVITDDAGTAMFVCSDTDHCERNAIRTDEEVGA; this is translated from the coding sequence ATGACCCTCGCCCCCATCGACTACAACGTCGGCTATCTCGACGAGCAGACCAAGCGGATGATCCGTCGCTCACTTCTGAAAGCCGTTGCGGTACCCGGATTCCAGGTGCCGTTCGCCTCGCGTGAGGTACCGATGCCACGCGGGTGGGGCACGGGCGGCGTCCAAGTCACCGCCGCGGTCCTCGGCGGTGAGGACGTGCTGAAGGTGATCGACCAGGGCGCCGACGACACCACCAACGCGGTATCGATCCGTGCATTCTTCGCCGAGGTCTCCGGGGTCGGCACCACCACCGTCACCGAGGAGGCGACCGTGATCCAGACACGGCACCGAATCCCCGAAACCCCCTTGGCCGCAGGACAGATCCTCATCTACCAGGTACCCATCCCGGAACCGCTGCGATTCCTCGAGCCCAGGGAGACCGAGACGAGCCGACTCCATGCCCTGGAGGACTACGGCCTGATGTACGTCAAGCTCTACGAGGACATCGCCTCACTGGGGCACATCGCCACCACCTATGACTATCCGGTTCTGGTCAACGGACGCTACCTGATGGCGCCCTCCCCGATTCCCAGCTTCGACAACCCGAAGATGCACATGAGCCCCGCCCTGCAGCTCTTCGGCGCGGGACGCGAGAAGCGGATCTATGCCGTCCCGCCGTTCACCTCGGTCGAGAGTCTCGGCTTCGAGGACCACCCGTTCGAACCGCAGCGCTTCGACCGGCCCTGCGCGATCTGCGGGTCCGTCGGGGTGTACCTCGACGAGGTGATCACCGACGACGCCGGAACCGCGATGTTCGTGTGCTCCGACACCGACCACTGCGAACGCAACGCCATCCGAACCGACGAGGAGGTCGGAGCATGA
- a CDS encoding alpha-D-ribose 1-methylphosphonate 5-triphosphate diphosphatase, translating to MSGEMVLTNARIVLDDQILHGSVLIRDGVIADISPQSSTSTSGVDVDGDYLMPGVVEVHTDHLEFHFTPRPGVFWDPLPAVLAHDAQMAAAGATTVLDAVRIGSESESADTTAAAAHRLADAVTQAVDAGLLRADHAIHLRCEVSAADCVDAFQEFADDPHVRLASLMDHAPGQRQFADIEQFKKYYGGKRLISPEDMDSYIAERVEQSERHADLNRKTIATLATERGITLAAHDDATPAHVEESIGLGVHIAEFPTTIAAAESATHHGLQVVMGAPNIARGGSQSGNVAATDLLERGFLHILSSDYVPASPLQAVFQLAADGALDLVEGAKLISGNPARAIGFDDRGEIAVHKRADLVRVRSHTMPPTPRHPRGLDVPVVRGVYRAGTRVT from the coding sequence ATGAGCGGCGAGATGGTGCTCACCAACGCCCGAATCGTCCTCGACGATCAGATCCTGCACGGCAGCGTGCTGATCCGGGACGGCGTCATCGCGGACATCAGTCCGCAGAGCTCGACTTCCACCTCCGGCGTGGATGTCGACGGCGACTACCTGATGCCCGGCGTGGTCGAGGTGCACACCGATCACCTCGAGTTCCACTTCACGCCACGACCGGGTGTGTTCTGGGATCCGCTTCCCGCGGTCCTGGCCCATGACGCCCAGATGGCCGCGGCCGGCGCCACCACCGTCCTCGATGCAGTACGCATCGGCTCGGAATCGGAGTCGGCGGACACCACCGCGGCCGCCGCCCACCGCCTCGCCGATGCGGTGACCCAGGCCGTCGACGCAGGTCTACTCCGCGCCGATCATGCGATCCACCTCCGCTGCGAGGTGTCGGCCGCCGACTGCGTCGATGCCTTCCAGGAGTTCGCGGACGACCCACACGTACGACTCGCCTCGCTGATGGACCATGCGCCCGGCCAGCGTCAGTTCGCCGACATCGAGCAGTTCAAGAAGTACTACGGTGGCAAGCGGCTGATCTCGCCGGAGGACATGGACAGCTACATCGCCGAGCGCGTCGAACAGTCCGAGCGCCATGCCGACCTGAACCGGAAGACGATCGCAACCCTTGCGACGGAACGTGGCATCACGCTCGCCGCACACGACGACGCGACACCCGCACATGTCGAGGAGTCGATCGGGCTGGGGGTACACATCGCCGAGTTCCCGACCACGATCGCCGCCGCAGAGAGCGCGACCCATCACGGCCTCCAGGTCGTGATGGGCGCGCCGAACATCGCGCGCGGGGGCAGCCAGTCCGGCAACGTGGCGGCCACCGATCTGCTCGAACGCGGGTTTCTGCACATATTGTCGTCCGACTACGTTCCGGCGAGCCCGCTGCAGGCGGTGTTCCAGCTCGCCGCCGACGGAGCACTCGATCTCGTCGAAGGCGCGAAACTGATCAGCGGCAACCCCGCGCGGGCCATCGGGTTCGACGACCGCGGCGAGATCGCGGTGCACAAGCGCGCGGATCTGGTCCGGGTGCGCTCGCACACGATGCCCCCGACACCACGTCATCCGCGCGGCCTGGACGTCCCGGTGGTCCGTGGGGTCTACCGCGCGGGCACTCGCGTCACATGA
- a CDS encoding alkane 1-monooxygenase, which yields MSTAPLEPAPGTPPVEWRDKKRHLWLLGLIPPTSIFIALGMVAAFNAIGLDAVSPAWWWIGPMLVYVLLPILDVFFGPDGSNPPEELMEQLENDKYYRYCTYIYIPFQIASLVMACYLWTADNLSWLGIEGGLGLASKIGLALSIGVMGGIGINTAHELGHKKDDLERWLSKITLAQTFYGHFYIEHNRGHHVRVATPEDPASSRFGESFWRFLPRSVWGSLTSSIELERKRLDRAGKSFWHPSNDILNAWAMSIALWGTLAAVFGWQVLPFLVVQAVYGFSLLETVNYLEHYGLLRQKTKTGRYERCTPEHSWNSDHICTNIFLYHLQRHSDHHANPTRRYQTLRSFDDAPNLPSGYASMITLAYFPPIWRAVMDKRVLDHYDGDVERINIAPHRRRRVLAEHGVSGR from the coding sequence ATGAGTACCGCACCGCTCGAACCCGCCCCCGGAACCCCGCCCGTCGAATGGCGAGACAAGAAACGTCACCTCTGGCTACTCGGCCTCATCCCGCCGACGTCGATCTTCATCGCCCTCGGGATGGTCGCGGCGTTCAACGCGATCGGACTCGACGCGGTGTCGCCGGCCTGGTGGTGGATCGGCCCGATGCTGGTCTACGTCCTGCTCCCCATCCTCGATGTCTTCTTCGGGCCGGATGGTTCCAACCCGCCCGAGGAGCTGATGGAGCAGCTGGAGAACGACAAGTACTACCGCTACTGCACCTACATCTACATTCCGTTCCAGATCGCCAGTCTGGTCATGGCCTGCTACCTGTGGACCGCCGACAATCTCAGCTGGCTGGGCATCGAGGGCGGGCTCGGCCTCGCATCGAAGATCGGCCTGGCCTTGTCGATCGGCGTGATGGGCGGTATCGGCATCAACACCGCGCACGAACTCGGCCACAAGAAGGACGATCTCGAGCGCTGGCTGTCCAAGATCACGCTGGCCCAGACCTTTTACGGCCACTTCTACATCGAGCACAATCGCGGACACCACGTGCGCGTCGCGACACCGGAGGACCCGGCGTCGTCCCGCTTCGGAGAATCGTTCTGGCGCTTCCTCCCCCGCAGCGTGTGGGGCAGCCTGACCTCCTCGATCGAGTTGGAGCGCAAGCGACTCGACCGCGCGGGCAAGTCGTTCTGGCACCCGAGCAACGACATCCTCAATGCGTGGGCGATGTCGATCGCGCTGTGGGGCACACTCGCCGCCGTCTTCGGCTGGCAGGTCCTGCCGTTCCTCGTGGTGCAGGCCGTCTACGGATTCTCGCTGCTCGAGACCGTCAACTACCTCGAGCACTACGGCCTGCTGCGACAGAAGACCAAGACCGGACGATACGAACGGTGCACCCCGGAGCACAGCTGGAACTCCGACCACATCTGCACCAACATCTTCCTGTATCACCTTCAGCGCCACAGTGATCACCACGCGAACCCGACGCGTCGCTATCAGACGCTGCGCAGCTTCGACGACGCGCCGAACCTCCCCAGCGGATACGCCAGCATGATCACCCTCGCCTACTTCCCGCCGATCTGGCGCGCCGTGATGGACAAGCGGGTCCTCGACCACTACGACGGTGACGTCGAGCGCATCAACATCGCGCCGCACCGCCGCCGGCGCGTGCTGGCCGAGCACGGGGTGTCGGGTCGATGA
- the phnN gene encoding phosphonate metabolism protein/1,5-bisphosphokinase (PRPP-forming) PhnN, whose protein sequence is MSAPLGPGTFVAVVGASGVGKDSLIAYAHRHSEAFFPRRVITRGPGADEDHRPVSPAEFDSACARGDFAVHWAAHGLRYGIPVEVDDAVTSGRTVVANVSRSVLDELANRYARLVVVRVTVSDAVQRDRLRARGRESHDAVATRLARPDPAPHRSADIVICNDGSVAEGGEQLVRILRAGGRRDRDTVAGHETGDVPRLIDPDRVLPTSPGP, encoded by the coding sequence ATGAGCGCACCGCTCGGGCCCGGCACGTTCGTCGCGGTAGTGGGCGCCAGCGGAGTCGGCAAGGACTCGTTGATCGCGTATGCGCACCGGCATTCCGAAGCGTTCTTCCCGCGCCGGGTGATCACCCGGGGCCCGGGGGCCGACGAGGATCACCGGCCCGTCAGCCCGGCCGAGTTCGACTCGGCTTGCGCTCGTGGTGACTTCGCCGTGCACTGGGCCGCGCACGGTTTGCGGTACGGCATCCCGGTCGAGGTCGACGACGCGGTGACGAGTGGGCGAACCGTGGTCGCGAACGTCTCGCGGTCAGTACTCGACGAGCTGGCGAATCGATACGCCCGGCTGGTGGTCGTACGGGTCACCGTTTCCGACGCGGTGCAGCGAGACCGGCTGCGGGCGCGAGGGCGAGAGTCACACGACGCGGTGGCCACCCGGCTCGCGCGTCCTGATCCGGCACCACATCGGTCGGCCGACATCGTGATCTGCAACGACGGTTCGGTCGCCGAGGGCGGTGAGCAGCTCGTGCGGATCCTGCGAGCCGGCGGCCGTCGAGACCGCGACACCGTCGCCGGCCACGAAACCGGCGATGTACCCCGACTGATCGATCCGGATCGTGTTCTGCCCACCTCGCCCGGACCGTGA
- the phnK gene encoding phosphonate C-P lyase system protein PhnK, protein MNDAPLLSVRGAGHRYGQRYGCRDVDFDLWPGEVLAVVGESGSGKSTLLNTLSQRLPLSEGTIHYRLADGDIVDLATLGESSVRHLWRTEWGFVHQNPADGLRMHVSAGGNIGEPLMATGHRHYGRIRQTAAQWLERVEIPIDRIDDAPVDFSGGMRQRLQIARNLVVAPRLVFMDEPTSGLDVSVQARLLDLLRRLVADLGLAVVIVTHDLAVARLLSHRTVVMKGGHVVESGLTDRVLDDPRAAYTQLLVSSILQG, encoded by the coding sequence ATGAACGACGCACCCCTGTTGAGTGTCCGCGGGGCGGGACATCGGTACGGGCAGCGGTACGGGTGCCGCGACGTCGACTTCGACCTCTGGCCGGGCGAGGTACTCGCAGTGGTCGGCGAGTCGGGTTCGGGAAAATCGACGCTGCTCAACACGCTCTCGCAGCGGCTTCCCCTGTCTGAGGGAACGATTCACTACCGACTGGCCGACGGTGACATCGTCGACCTCGCCACGCTCGGCGAGAGTTCGGTTCGACATCTGTGGCGTACCGAATGGGGTTTCGTCCACCAGAACCCCGCCGACGGTCTGCGCATGCATGTCAGCGCAGGCGGCAACATCGGCGAACCGTTGATGGCCACCGGACATCGGCACTACGGGCGGATCCGCCAGACCGCGGCGCAGTGGCTCGAGCGGGTGGAGATCCCGATCGACCGCATCGACGATGCGCCGGTCGACTTCTCCGGGGGCATGCGCCAGCGCCTGCAGATCGCCCGGAATCTGGTCGTCGCGCCCCGCCTGGTCTTCATGGACGAACCGACCAGCGGTCTCGATGTCTCGGTTCAGGCCCGCCTGCTCGATCTGCTCCGGAGGCTCGTCGCCGACCTCGGATTGGCCGTCGTGATCGTCACCCACGACCTGGCGGTCGCCCGGCTGCTCTCACACCGGACGGTGGTCATGAAGGGTGGTCACGTCGTCGAATCCGGCCTCACCGACCGGGTTCTCGACGATCCGCGGGCCGCCTACACCCAACTCCTCGTCTCGTCGATCCTGCAAGGATGA